The following DNA comes from Triticum aestivum cultivar Chinese Spring chromosome 3D, IWGSC CS RefSeq v2.1, whole genome shotgun sequence.
ggcatgggataagctagtcgaattgtaaaagatgaaaagtacacgttgaaatagttgaagtcgtgcttaattacgaaaaaataacacttgtcgtcgttgcgtactgtttcaacatcgaaggtctcctccagcttaatactgaagcgctgATCTTCGTCTAGGtaaggcctgtcgcacagacctcggtcgtcgtggcaccagtcgcactccccgggagactttcgtcgtccgagtacgacatttcctatgttcatgattcaaatattaaacgtctacaattaaatatatgtactaaaaaacctaagttagatcattattattcatcacgggttgactatcggtttgtcgagtcttttcttgaaaactctcagctcacgtggtgtatacattcgaccgttggtgatggtcgctcctcctttcatccccgagtgcattacatcaaaatgtctagcacacgggaatgaaggagaagcgaccctcacgacaacagtcgggattcttcgtcctctcatatatatatatatatgagaggacgaagaagtggaacactccctcactgattcctctcagacatttgcgaccgtcggtgatggtagctccttcctttcattctcgagtgcattacaccaaattgtctagcacacgggaacgaaggagaagctacccccacgacaacagtcgggattcttcgtcctctcatatatggtggagactcaatagacttaaagtcaacccgaaatatcgtttaactatctttctaaaaccggttcatggctggtctcacctcgaggtcggagggggtcggtgacggggacgacggcggggatgatggaggggggctcctagatttctgtgaAAACAAAatccctataagctatcaactaatcatatgcatacgccttgcatagtgctctccaattttagcattcaaagtaggagtagttttccaatttgagcattcaataagcaaaatcaaatcacaaaataaagtggtattcaaattaggatgcattcaattataagcaaaactacatcatctcgatgtgtccgtacatcgtcgaatattatcactaatacacctcgaatactatcatacatatcgccagtacagctagaaccgtagcgcccgacgggtatcggcgcgggcggtggacacccaaagggaaggaaccatcacaggatcatagctccagtgagatccctgaagaacctgccaggtattgtcgaacctgccctccaacgcaaccatgtagcgacggacgtgctggtcctcctcgctgacacggtgacgtaccacctccgcggtgtccggaagcctcggcaccgtcactggcccacgcgaccgccaccaaacaaggatcgggtcaacgacgggctggctcctcaccaacctacgccccccggaaggtagcacctcccaaaaccagcccggcagagcccagtcccggacatggcccctctgatcaagccggcctcctccgccgagtcgacgacgaggatgcgggattggcatcgtcgacgtcgatgcgggaataattgctttaactaaaaaaataaactagttctattaattttcttgctaaaaataaactacttctatatatagtaaaataaagtagttttattaaatcaactggtTCAATtagctactaagcacttactataaataaaataaagtagtacttactaaaaacaaactacttcaacatatagtaaaataaagtagttttattaaataaactagttcaactactaagcacttactataaataaaataaagtagtacttactaaaaataaactacttctatatatagtaaaataaagtagttttattaaatcaactagttcaactactaagcgctAACCTAAAATCAAGTAGTACTTActaattttactttttcctctacactaacctaaaatgcactaacctaaaatcgatatctactaacaacctaaataaaaattaatacatatatgaaaaaaacatatataaacaaaaaatgctatgaacattatattcatacatacatagccacatccattcatcatatagctaccacatacatatatacattatatatatatgaaaaaatgcaatgaacaaaaaaatacacattGTATGAAAAAAAACACTGAACagagccgtggcggcggcggctcacatcgggggcggccggcgagggcgacggcgggggcggcgagggcgacggtgggggcggcgcgggcggcgccgacGGCCACGGTGGGGGGCGCGGGCCGTggcaggggcgtggccggcgacgacggcgacggtgggggcgggtcgtggcgcaggggcgcggccgggcgTGCTCGGGGGCGGCAGAGGGCGACGGCATGGGTGGCGGCGTGGGCTTGGGGGCGGCGGACGGCTTcagcgtgggctcgggggcacgggcgacggcgacggcggcggggcagtcTTGCGGCGTCGAGGAGGCCGGCATCGTCGGCGGCAACTGGCGATGAAATTCTGAATTTTCGcaaagtgtttcttatataggaaaggctttggtcccggttcgtcgcaccaacagggaccaacgccacctttagtcccggttggtgccaccaaccgggaccaacggcctcttttcagtagcccaaagggcgggaagcggcggcctttggtcccggttgatggcaccaaccgggactaaaggggtggcattggtaccggttggcgccacgaaccagtaccaatgcatccctttagtctcggttggtgccaccaaccgggaccaaaggccttgtgctgctgcgcccgcgtcgaaagtttagtcccacctcgctagttgagaggggcgcgcagtggtttataagccccactgccgcacccctctcgagctcctctccattgcaggtttacgggcctaattgtcactgctatgcctgatgggcttactgggccttctgcgggcctgaatcctggcccatcgatgggtttctagtcgtattcaggccgtggtggcccagtaggtggcatattttttattttttgcctttttttgtttacttttttgctttatttattttgttttgattctacttacaataaaaaacttatttattttattttgttttgtttctaattacttatttattttactttatgataattctttttgctattaaagtttctatcaaaaaagttgtttatgaaaattctttttgcttttaatgattttgaacagaaaatacttcgataattttagttgcatcaattctatatgattttagtttcaataatactagaagtttcttataatgttttgaacagaaaatactttgttaatttttgtttcataaattttattaaagtttattttattttgtttctacttatatattttaataaactttatattattttgtttctaattacttatttattttatttgttacttttcatgcgccatttttcatgcatttactaattattttgagctataagaccctaaaattgaaaagcatttcaaatgaactctgaaaaggttgaaagtttgcatggtatcatcatttcatccacatagcatgtgcaagaaagttgagagggttacggcaaaaactggatgcacttcgtgtacaaaacggacaatctctttcaaagtatcaggatttcatacggaaactcgtctgttacaaagggatttcattttttaaaacttatttgaactcctgactttttgtgtgttcaaaatgcaccattcaaagccacatcatcatttttcaatcctttctgacttcatttgttatttttcatgcatttactaattattttgagctataagaccctaaaattgaaaagcatttcaaatgaactctgaaaaggttgaaagttggcatggtatcatcatttcatccacatagcatgtgcaagaaagttgagagggttacggcaaaaactggatgcacttcgtgtacaaaacggacaatctctttcaaagtatcaggatttcatacggaaactcgtctgttacaaagggatttcatttttttaaacttatttgaactcctgactttttgtgtgttcaaaatgcaccattcaaagccacatcatcatttttcaatcctttctgacttcatttgttatttttcatgcatttactaattattttgagctataagaccctaaaattgaaaagcatttcaaatgaactctgaaaaggttgaaagttggcatggcatcatcatttcatccacatagcatgtgcaataaagttgagagggttacggaaaaaactggatgcacttcgtgtacaaaacggacaatctctttcaaagtatcaggatttcatacggaaactcgtctgttacaaagggatttcattttttaaaacttatttgaactcctgactttttgtgtgttcaaaatgcaccattcaaagccgcatcatcatttttcaatcctttcttcatttgttatttttcatgcatttactaattattttgagctataagaccctaaaattgaaaatcatttcaaatgaacttgaaattgaaaaaccctacaaatgaactgtgaaaaggttgaaagttggcatggtatcatcatttcacccacatagcatgtgctaaaaagttgagagggtcccggcaaaaggcggatgcacttcgtgaacaaaatggacaatctctttcgaagtatcagggtttcggacgaaaactcatctgttacaaagggatttcattttcttgaacttatttgaactccagactttttgtgtgttcaaaatgaaccattcaaagcagagactgattttgaatggtgcatattcaacacacaaaaagtctgtaaagatcgccaaccccaacataaaaaaatgagcatagatgcgcctatagagagaattcaacctaaattcataataaatttctatgaatttcatagaaattcactctgaatttaggtcaaattccctgtataagggcatctattttcattttgagaggagctcaacaaggcagaaagggacgggcttataaaccggtgtgagcgcccttcggttggcgaggtgggactaaactctgaccgcaacgaggaccaaccctttagtcccggtttgtggcacaaaccgggactaatggtcatgggccaggggcgaggcgcattggtcccggttcgtgcgtggaaccgggaccaaaaggtccagacgaaccgggaccagtggcccacgtggcccggctggccccctgggttcacgaaccgggacagttgcctcctttggtcccggttcgtgagcgaaccgggattaatggtattacgagggccgaaccaatgccctgttttctactagtgacccgaGACCGACCCTCCTCCGCCCGAGCTCCACTTGGGCAAATAAAAACCCAACCACGACCCTCGAGTTGACGTATGGTTTTATTGGTATCACTAATACGGTTGCTGTGTATGGAGTAGCACTTCGAGTGCGAAGTTATGGTGCTCGGGCACCTTGGTACccgttttttgaaaaaaaaatcataccttgaagtttcaaaaaatgaaacaaATTCTGTGGAAACTTGTATGTGTTCGCTATGGATCcatgaaattttgttttgaaaaaaatgCAATTTGTGAGCTGTCCATTGGTGGCCCAACAATAAAAAAGCGGCCCATTTGCAAATACATATTTGTCTTTTTCTTATACTCCATTTGTGAAAGTAGAATGTTCTGAAATTTTGCAAATACATAGTATACATGTGTATATGTGTTtacaaagaaattcaaaaaaatcgtTGTAGAAAATGGTTTTTCGGAAACCGAGGTTCCCGAGTACCATTGGCAATTTTTGGTAGCACTTTGTACTATACGTACATGCATGTATATCATCGTTCTGGTTTGCTATAGTATTCTTGTGTCATGTTCCTGTACTCCATGAAGGTTGTCTATCAGCCTGTACATGTGTGCTGGGCTGCTATAGCTGCCTAACTTGAAGTTCATTGGCGACATTAAAACCAAAACAGTAGAGTTGATCGTACGTGCAGTACCAACACAAGTTGTAGGAGGCTCATGTTGCGAAAAAAAAGGAGTAGCATAGGCGAACCTCCACTGCTAGTAAATACTCATGATTATTATTTTCATGATGATGGAGTATATCGACCTCAATCAATTGATCAGAAATTTGGTAATAAACGACAGGATCACTGCTCACAAGCATGCGATAATAGCTTAAGTTTTGGAATACTAGTAGCCCTTTTCCAATACGATGGACGGACAACGGTCATGAGAGAATAAGCTACATAGTACTACTAGAAAACTACTGAATCTAGATTATATATAGAGGAGCATCACTAGATTAGGTGGACGGGGAGACGCGCGGTTTCATGCTGCTATATGAGCACGCAGTAGTAGACCCCGCCGTGCTGGAGCGGCTCGACGGTGAGGCCGGCGTCGTCGACGAGGAGCGGCTCGGCGCGGTCGCCGTTGCAGCGGAAGAGGACGGCCCCGTCCCCGAAGTAGAGCTTGACGTCGAGGTGCGTGGCCGGGACGCTGCACGCGGCGCTGGTGCCCGCGAAGCACACCACCGCGGCGCCCCTGCCCAACACGCCCGTGGCCCCTGCCCCTGCCGCTGCCGCTGCGCCCGCGAACCCAACATCATCCGCTGGTCCTGCATGCACGCAACACGGTCAAAAGAATGAAAACCGGGAGTGATATTAAGTGCGGCGCAGAGGGGAGTTATTGTCGCCCGTGACTTGCGAAACGGAAGACTACGAGGAAACCCAAGCGCCCAGCAAGCGTGTGACAGTCTTGGACTGCCATGCACACGGTCGATCTAGGTAAAAACGCCCCCTGTATAATGTGAAGGGAACTTTAAGCGCGCGCGGACAGGAGGAAATTTGACCGCCATCACCTCCTCAGTCTTTTCCGCCATCACTCTGCGTGCGTCCGTGctccctccctccttcctataCGTACGCGGTAAAATTCTTCACACGCATCCGCTGCTTCCTCCTTTTTCTCTTGATGATAGACAAGTTGCCGTGACAAGACCATACGAATGATGTACATTTATTATGAGTTGTGTGGCTTGCGACCACGATAGTACTAGGATCTAGTGTTACTGTCCTTCAGTTTCACCCACAAAAGGCTTCCCCCCTTTTGGTTGATTTTAACCACTAATCTGTCAGCTTCGGATCAAATTATACTCCTTTCACACGTACTACGGGAGTATTTTTTTTCCACTTGAATTACTGCTGCCACATGTGTGCATGACAAGACCAATCTGCTCCTCACATGTTCGAAACTAAGCAATGTGTTCATATATTTGCTTCTAAAGTCTCATTTTGGAATCTTATATGGAACCGTATGCTTCCATTCCTTCAAGTCTAGTCTTTTCATGAACATGTGAAATAGCTCCATGCATGCAATGGACGCATATGGGTGCATGCTTACTTGCAACTAGCATTAATGAACCTACAGGTCATGCTATGATGTTTTTGTCACCATGAAAGAGTTCATATATTTGTAACATCCCATcacaaatttttttttttttgctcatGGAGTACAGCTCACGAGTTATGGTCTTTCCTAAAGCTGTGACTATTACAAGCTGACAAATTCCACCCATTTTTATTTAGCGAAAAGTCATGCATGCATGATGTACAGCTTGGAGTGACAGGATTGTGCATGCACTAGAGAGTTTACATGGTTCAACCTTGTCTCATTTACATGCCCAATCGTCAAACCATACGATATGCCCTTACGCTGGGATTTATAATTGGGGCCCTAAAGGCAATTTGCACTGCCTCATGCAAGGAAGCATACAAAAAAGATTGGACGTGCGTGTATGGGTATACCTAAACAATGGGAATGGGCAAACTAACATCCAAAAGGAACTGAAATGGAGGCAGAATATTAATTATAAGAGAAACTCCCCCCTCTGGCCTCTAGCCCGTGAAGACACGAACACTTACATACGCATGCATATGATAATATAGTGAGAGGGCGTGAATGAACAAAAATCAAAATGGTGTACCAAGATTAAGCACGTTTCATCACATACCTTGCAAGTTACTATTGTAGCTGATCGCGTCAGTGGTTGCAAATAAACTGGTCAGCTCAGCAGTAGCAGACGCACTTGCAACGGTGACGGCGCCGGAATCCGGCGAAGCAGGAGGACGCAAAACAGCAGCCGCAGAGGTAGCCGGCGCTGCAGTGACGCCTAAGCCGTATTGTGGCAGTCCCAGCTTCGTCTTCGTGAAGTCGTCATACGCCTCTTCTTTGCCAACGGAGGTGTTCAAGAAGGGGTCACTGTTCTTGCGGAGGCCGAGCTGATCAACGCCGCCGGACCAGTATTGACCAACCCCGGCGGCCGAGGCGCTGCTCCTTTGGCCAGTGCTGGTGGGACCTATTGCCACGTCGTTGCAGAGCCCCAAGAGCATGCCGGCGGGCGATGCCACCGGTGGCTGCTGCACGGCAGGCACTGGCATGTACTGTGCGCCCAGGATGGCGGCGAGCTCCCCCGCAGAGAGGCAGTGCCCTTGTGGGTACTGCAGGAAGATCGGCTCGACGTCGgtggcgacgaactcgtccaacgTTGGCGTAGGAGCCGGAGCCTGAGCCGGAGTAGACACCGGGGGCTGGCCCAGGCTGAACTGGTAGTGCATTTGCTGGTGGCACGCCGCGGCAAGCGGCGAGAGCAGGTCCATGGCCGCCGTCGCGGACATCGCCTGCGTGGCAGCCGGCTTCACCGGTTTGCTGGATCCGGACGACCGgtcggaggaggaagaggaggaagacgtgGGAGCCACCGGCGAGAAGAGCGGCGGCTTCGGCGGATGGAACTGCTTGGGAGGTGGCGTATACGGCGCGGCGGCCTGCTGGCGTGCCGGGGCGCAGGCCCGGACGGGAGCGGCGCGCGAGGCCGCGTTGCGCAGCTTGTTCTTGGAGCGGGACTTGCGGTTCTGGAACCAGTAGAAGACGTTGGAGTCGCCGACCGGGCCATACTCCTGCAGGCGCATGCGGATGCGGGGGATCTCGTCGCGCGTCGGGTTGATCAAGCCGGAGTTGAAGAGCGTCTCCAGGATCCGGATCTGCTCCGGCCGGGGGTTCCACCGCGGCTTCGTGTCGGTGTTCCTCTCCTGATCAGGACCTGCATGTATACTCAGCAGTTAATCAATTTGACTCCCGTGTCCCGTCTCGATCACGATCGATCGATCCTCGATCAACAGCAGGCTACAAGAAAGAACCCTATATCTATCTAGTGCATGCAAGTGATCATGCGCAGCAAACAGTAGCATGCATGCATACCTGAGGAGAAGGGGGACTTGAAGgagtggccggcggcggcggcggagccggaGACGAGGGAGGGGGGCGAGCCGGTCATGTCCGGCTGCGACTGCCACACCTGGCTGCCGTGCTTGGAGCGGAACATGCTCGGccagtgctgctgctgctgctgcctgctGTTTGGCGACGCCATGGTGGTGATGATCTGATGTTCCTCGCCGTCGCAACACAACGACGGCCAGTTACGGTGGAGCGGAGGCAGGGATCGACGAAACGGACGAGACGACGCCTAGCTAAGCCTCTCCCCTTGCTGCTGCTACGCACTGCTCAGGCTCCCTATGGTTTTCTACCTAGCAAAGCAAAGCTGTATACGCATTCTTGCGTATTGCTGCCTCTTATAATGGCCGAACCCAAAGCCAACCACGGCGTGGCAATAAATGGAGTGCTGAAGTAGCTAGCAGGAGCAGCACGACCCCTCCTGCCATTTTTTTTTCCTTGGGGATACATGCATGCAAGGGACTACTACGGTCTACGGTAGGGCGGCTAGCTAGCTTGATGGGTTTGCATCAGGAGGGGACTGATGGACGGTTGCCCACCTGTGGCCCACTGATGCCCGATGGGTGCAAGTGCAAGTACTGGAGCGGGCGCGAGCTTGCCCTAGGTAtgacaagcaaggaagacaccgagAACCCATCATGGCTCTGCCCGGCTCCTGCGTTCCTGCCTCCGTTACTGTTAGTGCCCTTTTGCTTGCGCAGATGGTGGTGTGCGTGCGTGATGGTCACCTAGGCTGGGGATCGCAGGTTAAACCCTCTGATCGTCGCATCCGCAGCCTGCACAAAACGAATGAAACCGTACTTACGGtatacactactactactatatgcACGTCGAATTCGAGATTTGTGCGTGCAGTAATTTCGAAAAAATGTGCGCCACTCGTTCTAAGCATTGATTATGCCCATCTATATCCCATGTGTTTTGATTAAGTTCAAGCCTTCAAGGAGTAGCGTTGGActgagggggtgtttggttcagggactttttagtcccagagattagaaaaagtccctaaaaagtctctaGAAACCAAACGGGAGAGACTTTTTCTACaaggactagaaaaagactctactagagTCTTTTTTTGATTAgtcctgggact
Coding sequences within:
- the LOC123074610 gene encoding WUSCHEL-related homeobox 7, translating into MASPNSRQQQQQHWPSMFRSKHGSQVWQSQPDMTGSPPSLVSGSAAAAGHSFKSPFSSGPDQERNTDTKPRWNPRPEQIRILETLFNSGLINPTRDEIPRIRMRLQEYGPVGDSNVFYWFQNRKSRSKNKLRNAASRAAPVRACAPARQQAAAPYTPPPKQFHPPKPPLFSPVAPTSSSSSSSDRSSGSSKPVKPAATQAMSATAAMDLLSPLAAACHQQMHYQFSLGQPPVSTPAQAPAPTPTLDEFVATDVEPIFLQYPQGHCLSAGELAAILGAQYMPVPAVQQPPVASPAGMLLGLCNDVAIGPTSTGQRSSASAAGVGQYWSGGVDQLGLRKNSDPFLNTSVGKEEAYDDFTKTKLGLPQYGLGVTAAPATSAAAVLRPPASPDSGAVTVASASATAELTSLFATTDAISYNSNLQGPADDVGFAGAAAAAGAGATGVLGRGAAVVCFAGTSAACSVPATHLDVKLYFGDGAVLFRCNGDRAEPLLVDDAGLTVEPLQHGGVYYCVLI